The following are encoded in a window of Verrucomicrobiota bacterium genomic DNA:
- a CDS encoding type II toxin-antitoxin system VapC family toxin — MSYLVDTNVFSEPVKPQPDGNVVAWLRANEGALYVSAITIGEMRRGIERLPAGRRKAQLRAWLRALCACMRGRVLSFNANTAHLWGQLKARWDAAGIAIPSLDSQIAATARRHQLTVVTRNTADFARTGVKVLNPFV, encoded by the coding sequence ATGAGTTATCTTGTCGATACAAACGTCTTCAGCGAGCCTGTTAAGCCCCAGCCGGACGGGAACGTTGTTGCCTGGCTGCGCGCCAACGAGGGTGCCTTGTACGTCAGCGCCATCACCATCGGCGAGATGCGCCGCGGCATCGAGCGGCTGCCGGCGGGACGGCGCAAGGCACAGCTTCGCGCGTGGTTGCGAGCTCTCTGCGCTTGCATGAGGGGTCGCGTGCTGAGCTTTAACGCCAACACCGCGCACCTTTGGGGTCAGCTCAAGGCGAGGTGGGATGCCGCCGGCATTGCCATCCCCTCCCTCGACAGCCAGATTGCCGCGACCGCCCGCCGCCACCAACTCACTGTAGTCACGCGTAACACCGCCGACTTTGCCAGGACCGGCGTAAAGGTGCTCAATCCTTTTGTATGA